agtgtatagacttttggcaaaagagatacaaaaagttgagaatgaagtactacaagttattttgaagctaacaatcatacctacaatatgatatcataaatttttcattttaaccccctggtatcgACAGGATTAACCCTCTcagcaatttagtgaaaattcataaaaaggccCTGTAGTAAACAACAGAATCATAAGAAGTTCCTACCTAATCAAAAAAATCCATACAGAAACCCTAATGTATGATAATCCAGCCTAATATCGATCGAAAAACACAACCCGGCAGtctcctgtacatgaatacatgaatacatgaatgggtTGATATGAAGTTATGGTTTGCACATGTCACATTTGTTGGTCGAGTTGGACCATGAGAATTGCGAAATTAAAACACCTACAAAAATTTCCAGGGTGTGGTTTTATTGCTGAATTGACATGTAGACGATGGATATCTTTTTACCGGTGAATACTAGTTGTATGTTGTTATTATCAATATGTCTGGCCTTCCTAGTTGGTCACAAGTTGTCATATTGACTTGTCTAGTTCGAAGTGTtctgttcaataaaaacacttgaATTCACTTGAGTCATATGTTGTGTTTTCCTTTAAATTTTATTACACAGTGGCGAGTATTGATACTTTCAATTATAGCCTACAGTGGAAACCAACACAGACCAGAGCTACAAGGAGAATGGCATGCCAGATCAAAAGGGAATCTTTCTGTGTTCGCTTGCTACCACACTGTGACCAAAAACTGGAAATTACAACAGCTTTTTTAGGTGACGAGGTGCATTTTGGAGGACAATCGGGACAATGTTGAGACTAGTCCACGGTCTGTCTGGCTTTGGAAGAAGTCTTCTATTTCCGATACATTGTACCAATTATTTGGGAAATTACACTGTAAATTTTGTCTAGTCAGCTTGTGGAAAATTTTACAGAAGAGGGTGTGTCTGTAGGAGAAAAGCCTAGATGTGTACAAGTGATGCGTCTACACAAGTGGATTTTAGTGGAAACACCCTCAACTGACACTTTCACATTGGCACCTGCTcatgtgaaatattttgacagCAATGAGCAAAAAAGCTGTTAAAATGTAGTGAAGTCCGAGTTGCTTTGAATATGGATAGCCCTAGACCAATCACAAACATGGACTGTAGACAGTGGCAGGCAGTAACATTGTCGCATAATTAAACAACTCGTCATGTCTGCATGTATACTGGCTTATTTGGCACTTGAAGACGTCCGATAATCTCTCAGCATGGCTTGTGAGTGTTCACTCGTGAGGTGACGGAGTGGTTCCCATGTATCATCTTGTGGACCGTCGTAGCCAACCCACTTCACTCGATATTCGAGAACACCCTTATTTTTTCGGTGCTTTTAGATCTTCTCGACTATACCTGAAATATATTTGGAAAAAGTTGTAAAGAGATACCAGAACAAAAATTACATTCATTGACATTTAATGATGAGTTCTGCTGTATTTGCCAAATCCCCTAAGACCTTTCTTGCAGCAACCGCAACAATATGTTTTTGCTACAATATTGAAGCTGCCTGTATATCACTATTTCATTGAAGGAATTCATAATTCTTTGTCATATATTGTACTGGTAAAATGACTTTTGATGCTTATTATTGCAAAAAAAGGGATCATTTTTTAGGCCAAATAGGTGATTTTAACCATTTCAAAAACACTTCGTGCATACTGGATTAAGATTGGATGCATGAAATAATCTACCATTGGTTGGACTCTAGGAATAAGAATCCTAAAATGTACCTTGGTTCGAAGATGCAAGTTTGGCTACATCTTCGCTTAATTGCTCGTCTGCATCCTAGAAGAGTGAATGGAAATGgtttgaataaaatgtttcaatgTTTGTAGTGAGGTTAGAAagaatattctaaaataccttggtaccgtaaagtcaacttttaaatggaaaatgcataagcctcgttctgagagtggagtgttttggacacgcaaccaagatgctctaccaaagttccctcgggttgcactaaaatgtggaaaccatgcacacagctcacttcagaagtttgaggctctcaaaacactgcttcaaacacaaatcagccaaggaagcatcaaccaccctaagttttttaatgagcactacacatatttgctgagaaaaacgctccaaatagcccatttgcgcggattttagcatcacttgagcgagccgatccggacttcctatacgcgctgccgtaacataatgtaaacaatggcgctaccggcgctccgggcaggcgatggatggaatctgccaaattcgcacatattcaagttatttcgtggcctatctttttaagtttgaggtattttagaatagaaattgaaccctcggcttcggaccttggttgagttaccaagacactctcgggtggagctaaaatttcgtccaaaccctcgcctgtcggctcgggtttggactgtattttagctccaccctcgagtgtcttggtaactcaaccaaggtcctccgcctcgggttcaattccttaagcaacAAATTGCGATCAATATAATGTAGCTATTTAATGAAGAGATTTAAAACAATGATCAAAtcaatgttttaaacatgaATAAGAATAATTTAGAAAACACTTCTGCTCCTACCAGTTTCGCTGACTTCTTCTTTCTCATGCCAACCCTGGATTTTGTGTTCTTCATCCGAACTCCCAATTCCTCCTCCCTGCTGACTCCTAAAGATTAGAAAAATAATGATGAGCACAATAATGGTTACTTCACAGGGTAAAAGTGCTATTCAAAAGTTGCCTTTATCATGAAAATAACTGTTGGCCAGTGCCAATCATGTTACCACTGTACCTAAACTAATAGATGTCTCTCACCACTTAATATATATAatcatctttattcatgtaaattaaattacattacaaatgtgcaaaagtgcaagtgcaacaaaagtacaaaaagtgatgacaaagaaatgaaagaccctCCCAATCCCTACATATAAGGCATAGACATTTACAGGGCTACCCAGTACAGAGTACCCCAAGAATTACATTCATATTATCGATATCTATCCTCGAAAGTGTGTCTCCATACATTAAAAAATCTCTGATAACAGCAGCAGTTTGCTGCAGTCTATAAAACTCCGCCTTTAAAGGTACCTTGAAAGTTGGAGGAACGTGGTTCCTGGGTATATCTAACTCACTAGCCAAGTGTGAGGGTGTATTTGATACATTGGAGCCACTGCCATTCAAAGAAAGCGTACTCGCAAGATTAACATAGATATTGGAATTGTTTACAGCCTTAcgataaaagtttaaaaatctgttttgtaacaatgtttttattgaacagGTATCTCATATTAGTGGCAAAAGGGCACAATGAGTCCGAGGGTGAAGTCTGCATAATTTCCGCACCGCTTTTCTCCATGCTGTATATAATACGCCTACTACTTTATTATTTAAATCCTTCAGGACTGTACCATAGAGTGACATGCAATATgagtaaaaaagtttgatttttgtttcaaaattgcaaaaataaaactttgataTGAGGACATTTACCCGCCTATTGAAATCTGATACTGTTTTATGTATGTCTTGATTATTTACCCTCAGTCCAATTAAGTTTCCTAAATGGAGAGcagtagcttcagcagttacaggAATACCCTGAAAAGTGATAACTATTGGTATAAGATTTCCACCACCTGGTTCCAGacagaaatataacaactgaCAAGTTTAGAAGGGGCAGTGTTGTAGTTTTCTGCGGCATCTCGcttgatgaaaacaaataaaggaAACAATGTTAATATTTTTCCACACAGCACATTGTACTTACTTGGGTTCACCGACTTCTTGAACGCACTGCCCTTGTTATCCTGAAAGACATTGTAAAATGATCGGTATATCAGTATGTAAACAAAAGTATCTTCGAAGTATGCTGCATTTTGTGAATTGCCCAAAGTACAATTTCAATGGTTCACCAAGACTCTGATTGCATTGAACAGATTATGAAGATGAATTGTGTCTTTTTCTAGATGAAGGTTATTAAAAAACAGTGCAAGAAAAACAGAACAGGCCATAGTTAATTCTTCTACTTCCAGATTATGCGAAAACACAAaagtgcacatgtacatgtatgaatgaatgaGGAAATGACACACAGGGTAGGTCATATTGTCACAGGTAATcagacaaaaaaatgaaaatatgttaCAGTATGAGACCAATggatcttttttcaaaattgctcTTGGTGATAATATGTTGTAAAGGTACAGATAATATACTTACTCGAATGGaagatttctttgaaaatactgcTGGTCGTGGCATAGGCAAGGGTAAAACTGGAGCAACTCCAAGCCCACCTCCCGCAAGGTAATTGAGCATGGCTGGATAAAAATAGTTAAGAAAGAATTAATTGCACCGCAACGATTGAAGAATATCTCCAACAATAATTGTAAGCAATACTCTGACGTTACTGGGACGGCGGAGTGGTGACCATTGCACTACAAAACCTAACGTTTTCAAATAACACCTTGATATAAATGCTTACCTGTAGCACTGCCACTGGGTTGAACTTCACTGGTGTTGGTCAATGGTAGAGATCCTTCTTCATCTAAGCTGAGGGTGTCTTCATCATCCATCACCAATACCTGTGGCATACTGCAAATGTAACACAGTGTCATTGTTTTACATAAATGCACGAACCAAGTAATTCAACCCTTAATGACGAAGAGGCTAATAAGCAAAGATGTCAATGTCGCATGATACCAGCTTAAAATCATTGAGTTTTTTAGGCAAATATTGGTGCCCATTTTCTCAGTTTTTGTAGTAAAAACATGTTTACTGGCCTCGAATTTAACAAAGGGCACCGCAATAAGGTGGACATTGCCCATTTAATGACATTTGTGTTATTTATCACAAAGACCAAAGTATCTGTCACCATTGAAGATCAGGTCAATTTGATAATGCTTCTACTTCTAGCAAATGTAGATAACAGGGACCCTCACCTAGAGGTGTCGGATGACATTTCTTCAGCAGCATAATGTGGTTGTTCAGGTAGGGTGCTTGATGCACTGtaaaaatcaaaaattaaaaactgaATAGCAAAACCAACAGATCAAGAGTGCGTGTAGAAGCACAAaaggaggtacatgtacatcggttgcttagtttttagctcagctgacaaagtcagcggggctagtcaaatagctattcgattggtgtccgtccttctatccttccatctagccatctgtagacaaagttgggcattttgtaataatacaaccgaggcacttcaaatctagtcttgcttataaacaccgcagaaaatgttggttACGGAAAACAATTTGCGcaattcgactcaaattcagctccccagggggcaaaatgcgtaaatgaaaaaacaatgatttgacgctctattccagcagataaaagcttgaaataaagttgaaaaggtcttcatgatacagaagttttgatataaaatagattagagtcgatttatatcaccagttggcggtagtgagcaaaactgttgtttgacccggtgtaacatctgtggttgtttcccatgtgtcagtgtttccaaacaataggcagctagagagaccacgacttttcaataggggggatacacagaaaaacttgtcaatctatttttgagcgttcccaaacaatgagggtaaacactcaaaaacagaaacactcaaaaacattacaccaggATGATTCCGCTTAAAATTccccgccgcgaactgacatgaaaacctcgaaccagggaataccggactgctggtattgccagtgcattcactgtatgaacggctcgtctggggtaaattgaaataaagttgaaaaggtcttcatgatacagaagttttgacaTAAATAGATTAGAGtcaatttatatcaccagttggcggtagtgagcaaaactgttgtttgacccggtgtaacatctgtggttgtttcccatgtgtcagtgtttccaaacaataggcagctagagagaccacgacttttcaataggggggatacacagaaaaacttgtcaatctatttttgagcgttcccaaacaatgaggggaaacactcaaaaacagaaacactcaaaaacattacaccgggatgattccgctttaaatttcccgccggcgaaatttttttctgcaggatacttctgccacagtgtacatctgacagccaatcacaattggcgcgatctttgacgtcacactgtttatttatgcatgataatgcaaatacaatggacgataccgagtcgcatgccgagtgccacttcaactgtgaatgtgacaaaagttcattgtctgaccccaattatgctcaactcaaggtttgtgtcgtagtgtttaggaatgaattgcacagattcattgtaaaattgatgatattatgcgtacgaaagaggcatcagctgatctgatcgctacattgcagtgcatgcattgatttgtgaaattttaaggggcagtgacactgacagtgttgccaatgttgataattattaaagggacagtgtatccgatgtctcgcgatttgtgaaattttaaggggcagtgacactgacagtgttgccaatgttgataattattaaagggacagtgtatccgatgtctgctgttgaaggtatcaggcctattttggtagtttgaacattgttgaagggccattgtataaaacacattttgacaagcaaacaaaataaattgaatggtggcgccacctatgcatatacagcagaactagttacacggttgacagataaacattcaacctcggctattttgccgagcacagtgcgcctttaacagacaagtccaataaatacagtccactcgacaatgaaaatacatgttaagatactgcaaataaatatattttagctaatatactcctctaaccatttgctaacttgttctttccaagattatcagaacacgtggcattgtagacattgcgccatgtggaaagatgacgtcaacaaagacacgtgcttgccttgaattctgattggctgtcagatgtacactatggcagaagtatcctgcagaaaaaaatttcgcgtccgcgaactgacatgaaaacctcgaaccagggaatacccgactgctggtattgccagtgcattcactgtatgaacggctcgtctggggtaaattgacgaggcggctcgaccctccactgcgcggtcgaggttacctggagtactatcatcaagaaaatggcggtgacctttttatttctaccggagcgatgattttgtaagtgacaaattttcttatttaagcctttacggaaatgtattttggtacgaaacttcacacgtttatagaaaagatcaacgagaatgtgtttaaatgccctcataacgatgagttcaacggaatttggtcaaaacaaccttcgaatggagtcaactttctttgcgaaattgaagcgactacctcattatttatcgtaatttatgcagatctgagtccagctgattgttgatgttctgatttgtgttcaaactattggaaacttcggaaattagttctattagttctactattctgcaggagtacattatagccattgatgttgacagctaaaagcacgaaaactttgtttatttatcaaactgtatcgagtgttatcgaatcgaatggatgtgtcgatcgtcggggcggattgatatgtggtttaaggaattgaacccgaggcggaggaccttggttgagttaccaagacactcgagggtggagctaaaatacagtccaaacccgagccgacaggcgagggtttggacgaaattttagctccacccgagagtgtcttggtaactcaaccaaggtccgaagccgagggttcaatttctattctaaaatacctcaaacttaaaaagataggccacgaaataacttgaatatgtgcgaatttggcaaattccatccatcgcctgcccggagcgccggtagcgccgttgtttacattatgttacggcagcccgtataggaagtccggatcggctcgctcaagtgacgctaaaatccgcgcaaatgggctatttggagcgtttttctcagcaaatatgtgtagtgctcattaaaaaacttagggtggttgatgcttccttggctgatttgtgtttgaagcagtgttttgagagcctcaaacttctgaagtgagctgtgtgcatggttccacattttagtgcaacccgagggaactttggtagagcatcttggttgcgtgtccaaaacactccactctcagaacgaggcttatgcattttccatttaaaagttgactttacggtaccaaggtattttagaaagtgcgtccaaggcgattaggtcattcagttagtttgagaaagatcatgatcatgaagatgcgtgttgtgttatcataaccggaaaataattgggtctgtgaagttggctcccagttcccagttcccagttcgcagttccttattcgtacccatgtTTGGGTACGAATTTGGGTACACAtaaggaactaggaaatgggctaagcatttcccagttcccaattcaaatttctttcaaatattaaccctccaaagtccgataactcaacttggtggttttaaccctttcctaccaacctcccgattcaactatcagtgactttaacattttctgacacatttctcagttcaaaatgccagttccttattcgtcttaacgcattttaaccctctataactccacttcccgattcaaatgctggcttccgattcagctgcaagtctctttaaccctttttgactccatttcccggttcaaaatgccacctccttattcgtcttaactcattttaaccctctataactccatttccctattcaaatgctggctcccgattcagctgcaagtctctttaaccctttctgactccatttcattcatttgcaagtctctttaaccctttctgactccatttcccagttcaaaatgcccagttccttattcgtcttaactcattttaaccctatataactccatttccctattcaaatactggctcccgattcagctacaagtcactttaaccctttctgactccatttcattcctttgcatttcacttGAACCATTTCttagcccatttcccggttcaaaagccagctacttcgcccacccattgaagcatggtgaggttacaggttagcgatggtattatcaccacagctgtttcagctggAATTGAAGTACAAGTTTTACCAGATTACGCTCTGCAGGGAGGTGCGACACCAAAGTATCAATTGCTATTCCAATAAAcagcccagttcctcaccccagacagctttcggaacgtgcgaagattacataataggcctgaattcacccatgtatgccctcagttttgctgtagtaattaggattatatgtattgattagaatcaacttggcgtgaaccaagttttgtgtattatatttcggctgccatcttgaatagtaGGCCTGTGCCAGCATTGCAAAGTTAGCTaaaggatgactttgatggcatttttctgtgcaaacgttgatgattgtttacactccctttaagtttcagcagatgcactaaatcttcagaaaatgacaattataTCCATGACTTCTGACTTAGCTATGTATTTTTATAATAAAATGGGGTtttccttgaaaaaaaaattcactggtcctttttttattgattcctcatgacacttTTTTCATGTGCTTTTGAAAGATATATTATTCCCTCATAAGAGATGGTACCTATAAAGTGTTATAAATATGATGCAATTCTTTAGCGAAAAAAGGTTtaacctgatagtgatatatgTGTGGGGGTTAAAATGATGATTGGCTGTACCTTGAGTTCAAAATCACAACTAAACCTGCCTTcttcatactacatgtacactggTATAGGACATGTCATAACCAACATATAggcgagggatgtgaccgtcacACATCCAGCttagtgtccctgaaccaagatgagaCAAGCAGTATAGGACTCTGTATAGGATATGTCATAAcctatatcatgggcaagggatgtgaccatCTCGCTCGTCTTGGTGTCCTGAACCTCGATGGGACAAGCATAGGACACCCAATAAccaaggacacctcataaccaatatcatgggcaagggatgtgactgtcttacccggcttggtgtccctgaaccacgatgggactaaaggacacctcataaccaatatcatgggcaagagatgtccctgaaccaagatgggactaaaggacacctcataaccaatatcatgggcaagagatgtgactgtcttacccggcttggtgtccctgaaccatgatgggactataggacacctcataaacaATATCATGGGAAAGagatgtccctgaaccaagatgggactaaaggacacctcataaacaatatcatgggcaagggatgtgactgtcttacccggcttggtgtccctgaaccatgatgggactataggacacctcataaccaatatcatgggcaagagatgtgactgtcttacccggcttggtgtccctgaaccacgatggtactataggacacctcataaccaatatcatgggcaagggatgtgactgtcttacccggcttggtgtccctgaaccatgatgggactataggacacctcataaccaatatcatgggcaagggatgtccctgaaccaagatgggactataggacacctcataaccaatatcatgggcaagagatgtccctgaaccaagatgggactataggacacctcataaccaatatcatgggcaagggatgtgactgtcttacccggcttggtgtccctgaatcacgatgggactataggacacttcataaccaatatcatgggcaagagatgtccctgaaccaagatgggactataggacacctcataaccaatatcatgggcaagggatgtgactgtcttacccggcttggtgtccctgaaccacgatgcgattaaaatgagttaagacgaataagtagctggcttttgaaccgggaaatgggctaaGAAATGGTTCaagtgaaatgcaaaggaatgaaatggagtcagaaagggttaaagtgacttgtagctgaatcgggagccagtatttgaatagggaaatggagttatatagggttaaaatgagttaagacgaataaggaactgggcattttgaactgggaaatggagtcagaaagggttaaagagacttgcaaatgaatgaaatcgagtcagaaagggttaaagtgacttgtagctgaattgggagccagtatttgaatagggaaatggacttatagagggttaaaatgagttaagacgaataaggaactgggcattttgaactgggaaatggagtcagaaagggttaaagagacttgcaaatgaatgaaatggagtcagaaagggttaaagtgacttgtagctgaattgggagccagtatttgaatagggaaatggacttatagagggttaaaatgagttaaaacgaataaggagctggcattttgaaccgggaaatggagtcagaaagggttaaagtgacttgcaaatgaatgaaatggagtcagaaagggttaacgtgacttgtagctgaatcgggagtcagcatttgaatagggaaatggacttatagagggttgaaatgagttaagacgaataaggaactgagcattttgaaccgggaaatggagtcagaaagggttaaagtgacttgcaaatgaatgaaatggagtcagaaagggttaacgtgacttgtagctgaatcgggagtcagcatttgaatagggaaatggacttatagagggttgaaatgagttaagacgaataaggaactggcattttgaaccgggaaatggagtcagaaagggttaaagtgacttgcaaatgaatgaaatggagtcagaaagggttaaagtgactagtagctgaattgggagtcagcatttgaatagggaaatggagttatattgggttaaaatgagtttagacgaataaggaactggcattttgaaccgggaaatggagtcagaaagggttgaagtgacttgcaaatgaatgaaatggagtcagaaagggttaaagtgactagtagctgaattgggagccagcatttgaatagggaaatggagttatatagggttaaaatgagttaaaacgaataaggaactggcattttgaactgggaaatggagtcaaaaagggttaaagtgacttgcaaatcaaggacgataccgcggtgacgtcacggcttttccaagatggcactgcatattgtaaacaaacccgatccacggcattttgaactgggaaatggagtcagaaagggttaaagtgacttgcaaatgaatgaaatggagtcagaaagggtcaaagtgacttgtagctgaatcgggagccagcatttgaatagggaaatggagttatatagggttaaaatgagttaggacgaataaggagctggcattttgaaccgggaaatggagtcagaaagggttaaagtgacttgtagctgaatcgggagccagcatttgaatagggaaatggagttatatagggttaaaatgagctaagacgaataaggagctggcattttgaaccgggaaatggagtcagaaagggttaaagagacttgtagctgaatcgggagccagtatttgaatagggaaatggagttatatagggttaaaatgagttaagacgaataaggaactgggcattttgaactgggaaatggagtcagaaagggttaaagagacttgcaaatgaatgaaatcgagtcagaaagggttaaagtgacttgtagctgaattgggagccagtatttgaatagggaaatggacttatagagggttaaaatgagttaagacgaataaggaactgggcattttgaactgggaaatggagtcagaaagggttaaagagacttgcaaatgaatgaaatggagtcagaaagggttaaagtgacttgtagctgaattgggagccagtatttgaatagggaaatggacttatagagggttaaaatgagttaaaacgaataaggagctggcattttgaaccgggaaatggagtcagaaagggttaaagtgacttgcaaatgaatgaaatggagtcagaaagggttaacgtgacttgtagctgaatcgggagtcagcatttgaatagggaaatggacttatagagggttgaaatgagttaagacgaataaggaactgagcattttgaaccgggaaatggagtcagaaagggttaaagtgacttgcaaatgaatgaaatggagtcagaaagggttaacgtgacttgtagctgaatcgggagtcagcatttgaatagggaaatggacttatagagggttgaaatgagt
Above is a genomic segment from Lineus longissimus chromosome 14, tnLinLong1.2, whole genome shotgun sequence containing:
- the LOC135498596 gene encoding uncharacterized protein LOC135498596, which produces MVTVHGLPDGLQIPRSMGSMGKAKMAELLAVIPNLKIVLNIASSTLPEQPHYAAEEMSSDTSSMPQVLVMDDEDTLSLDEEGSLPLTNTSEVQPSGSATAMLNYLAGGGLGVAPVLPLPMPRPAVFSKKSSIRDNKGSAFKKSVNPRVSREEELGVRMKNTKSRVGMRKKKSAKLDADEQLSEDVAKLASSNQGIVEKI